TTTTCGAAGATGGTCTCGGTAATGTGCGAGACGCCCTGCGAACGCGTCATCAGCGCCATGAACTGCGCCTGCAGATCGGTCGGGAAGCCGGGGAAGGGCTCGGTGACGATATCGACCGGTTGAATGCCGTTGCCGTTGCGCACGACGCGCAGTCCTGTATCGGTGTCACTGATCGTGACGCCTGCCAGCCGCAGCGTGTCGAGCGCATTGTCGAGCAGCGATGCGCGCGTGCCTTCCAGCACCACGTCACCTCCGGCCATGGCGACCGCCATGGCATAGGTGCCGGTTTCGATACGATCGGGCAGAACCCGGTGGCGCGCGCCGGAGAGCGAAGTGACGCCCTCAATGGTGATGGTGGAGGTGCCGGCGCCTTCGATCTTGGCGCCCATGGCGATCAGGCAGTGCGCGAGATCGACCACTTCCGGCTCGCGGGCAGCGTTGTGGATGACGGTGGTGCCGCGGGCAAGGCTTGCTGCCATCAGCATCACATGCGTCGCGCCGACTGACACTTTCGGGAAGGTGTAGACAGCGCCGATGAGGCCACCCTTGGGGGCGCTGGCATTGATGTAGCCGCCATCGATCTCCATCGTCGCACCAAGCGCCTGCAGGCCCTCGATGAAAAGGTCGACCGGGCGCGTGCCGATGGCGCAGCCGCCGGGCAGGGAAACGCGGGCGCGGCCCTCACGCGCCAGAAGCGGGCCGATGACCCAGAAGCTCGCGCGCATCTTGGAGACCAGCTCGTAAGGGGCTGTCGTGTCAACAATGGTACGGCAGGTGAAATGTACGGTGCGGGAATAGGCCTCGCCCTGGCTTTCGCGACGACCATTGACGGAAA
This window of the Agrobacterium fabrum str. C58 genome carries:
- the murA gene encoding UDP-N-acetylglucosamine 1-carboxyvinyltransferase, translating into MDRIRITGGNKLNGVIPISGAKNAALPLMIASLLTSDTLTLENVPHLADVEQLIRILGNHGVDISVNGRRESQGEAYSRTVHFTCRTIVDTTAPYELVSKMRASFWVIGPLLAREGRARVSLPGGCAIGTRPVDLFIEGLQALGATMEIDGGYINASAPKGGLIGAVYTFPKVSVGATHVMLMAASLARGTTVIHNAAREPEVVDLAHCLIAMGAKIEGAGTSTITIEGVTSLSGARHRVLPDRIETGTYAMAVAMAGGDVVLEGTRASLLDNALDTLRLAGVTISDTDTGLRVVRNGNGIQPVDIVTEPFPGFPTDLQAQFMALMTRSQGVSHITETIFENRFMHVQELARLGAKISLSGQMARIEGVTRLKGAPVMATDLRASVSLVIAGLVAEGETMVSRVYHLDRGFERLEEKLTRCGALVERVSD